A section of the Myxocyprinus asiaticus isolate MX2 ecotype Aquarium Trade chromosome 22, UBuf_Myxa_2, whole genome shotgun sequence genome encodes:
- the c22h4orf47 gene encoding UPF0602 protein C4orf47 homolog, translating to MPPEGKSDMERVGLFKEMGYISIGDKYTPFIYRPFNESAHKNKQMLSGGPKTRCALQTGYFDAQFKRIFEREAFTDPVKIERQYRIQQAKRNLGKVFLPSNGEKKKAGVGSYYGTFGGPIQAMSALQISRKPYKSPGKNFYTNPPKKGSGYGYPDITLSKMVSYSSDPYDRAKAMLKREIMAHKSMLKGGPFRLNLHPNECFDSNPYKFDKPQPPPKKTEEKKHFAVPFKPSSPSKKTGGMKAGAFDSYPTYSAEPYVTKKAKSVMTNKEGKIFHPSPGPKSTPVKSIISLNVNKVVNSANYNQIPSVMAY from the exons ATGCCTCCAGAGGGGAAATCTGACATGGAGCGGGTTGGGCTCTTTAAAGAAATGGGCTACATCTCCATAGGGGACAAATATACACCTTTCATTTACC GGCCATTTAATGAATCTGCACACAAGAACAAACAGATGTTATCCGGAGGACCAAAAACGAGGTGTGCGCTGCAGACGGGCTACTTCGATGCACAGTTTAAGCGGATCTTTGAGCGCGAGGCATTTACAGACCCTGTCAAAATAGAGAGACAATACAGGATACAACAGGCCAAAAGAAACTTAGGCAAAGTCTTTCTGCCCAgtaatggagagaaaaaaaa AGCTGGAGTGGGCAGCTATTACGGAACTTTCGGAGGTCCCATTCAAGCAATGAGTGCCCTGCAGATTTCAAGGAAACCATACAAATCACCTGGGAAGAACTTCTACACCAATCCACCTAAGAAGGGCAGTGGTTATGG CTATCCTGACATCACCCTCTCCAAAATGGTATCCTATTCCTCCGACCCCTATGATCGAGCCAAGGCGATGCTAAAG CGTGAGATCATGGCCCACAAATCTATGCTGAAAGGTGGACCATTTCGTTTAAACCTTCATCCAAATGAATGCTTTGATAGCAATCCTTACAAATTTGACAAACCTCAACCACCTCCAAAGAAGACTGAGGAGAAAAAGCACTTTGCCGTGCCCTTCAAACCAAGTTCACCCAGTAAAAAG ACTGGAGGCATGAAAGCAGGAGCATTTGACTCTTACCCCACCTACTCTGCAGAACCCTATGTCACCAAAAAGGCCAAATCAGTGATGACAAATAAGGAAGGAAAGATATTTCACCCCTCGCCTGGCCCAAAAAGCACACCTGTCAAGAGCATAATCAGCCTCAATGTTAACAA GGTTGTGAACTCAGCAAACTACAACCAAATCCCCTCTGTGATGGCATATTGA
- the LOC127412937 gene encoding PDZ and LIM domain protein 3-like, translating into MPQNVVLDGPAPWGFRLSGGKDFNQPLTITRVTPGSKASRVNLCPGDIILTIQGVSAEGMTHAEAQNKIKDSTNQLFLKIERPETKLWSPQVVEEGKVNPFKISLEAENQEYKPIGTGHNRRAQPFMAAASLDDNKQVVSSTYNTPIGLYSTDNIQDALQGQIRSLMHEKPEGHKTLTSIEDSHVYRMLQEDHEQPHEPRQSGSFKALQDYVESDGTKPLVTRSVKAPVTKPQAATSSLQKLPLCDKCGNGIVGPVVKARDKYRHPACFVCSDCGMNMKQKGYFFVDGQMYCETHARIRMAPTEGHDLITVYPTA; encoded by the exons GTGACACCAGGCAGTAAAGCATCACGAGTCAATCTGTGCCCAGGAGACATCATCCTGACAATCCAGGGAGTTTCTGCAGAGGGTATGACTCACGCTGAAGCTCAGAATAAGATCAAAGACTCCACCAATCAGCTTTTCCTCAAGATAGAGAG GCCAGAAACTAAACTCTGGTCTCCTCAAGTTGTAGAAGAGGGAAAAGTGAACCCATTCAAAATCAGTTTAGAGGCAGAGAATCAA GAGTATAAACCTATTGGCACAGGCCATAACAGAAGAGCACAGCCCTTTATGGCTGCTGCCAGCCTGGATGACAACAAGCAGGTGGTGAGCTCCACCTACAACACTCCCATAGGCCTCTACTCTACAGATAACATCCAGGACGCCCTGCAAGGACAGATCCGGAGTCTGATGCATGAAAAGCCTGAGGG CCATAAAACGCTGACATCCATCGAAGACTCCCATGTGTACCGTATGCTCCAGGAAGACCATGAGCAGCCACATGAACCACGCCAGTCTGGCTCATTCAAGGCCTTGCAAGACTATGTAGAGAGTGATG GCACAAAGCCCCTGGTAACTAGAAGTGTAAAGGCCCCAGTGACAAAGCCCCAAGCTGCCACATCCTCATTGCAGAAGCTGCCTCTCTGTGATAAATGTGGCAACGGCATTGT TGGACCAGTGGTGAAAGCCCGTGACAAGTACCGCCACCCGGCCTGTTTCGTGTGCTCAGACTGTGGCATGAACATGAAGCAGAAGGGCTACTTCTTTGTGGATGGACAGATGTACTGTGAAACCCATGCTCGAATCCGAATGGCTCCAACTGAGGGACACGACCTAATTACCGTATATCCCACTGCTTAG